The Pseudomonas sp. DG56-2 genome contains a region encoding:
- the aroC gene encoding chorismate synthase codes for MSGNTYGKLFTVTTAGESHGPALVAIVDGCPPGLEISLADLQHDLDRRKPGTSRHTTQRQEADEVEILSGVFEGRTTGCSIGLLIRNTDQKSKDYSAIKDLFRPAHADYTYHHKYGERDYRGGGRSSARETAMRVAAGAIAKKYLASQGIRIRGYMSQLGPIEIPFKTWDSVEQNAFFSPDPDKVPELEAYMDQLRRDQDSVGAKITVVAEGVMPGLGEPIFDRLDAELAHALMSINAVKGVEIGAGFASVAQRGTEHRDEMTPEGFLSNNAGGILGGISSGQPIVAHLALKPTSSITTPGRSIDVDGNPVEVITKGRHDPCVGIRATPIAEAMMAIVLMDHLLRHRGQNADVRVTTPVLGQL; via the coding sequence ATGTCCGGCAATACCTACGGCAAGCTGTTCACTGTCACCACCGCTGGCGAAAGCCATGGTCCGGCGTTGGTCGCCATTGTCGACGGCTGTCCGCCGGGCCTGGAAATTTCCCTGGCTGACCTGCAGCACGACCTCGACCGGCGCAAACCCGGCACCAGTCGCCATACTACCCAGCGTCAGGAAGCCGATGAAGTCGAAATCCTTTCCGGGGTTTTCGAAGGGCGCACTACAGGCTGCTCGATCGGCCTGCTGATCCGTAACACCGACCAGAAGTCCAAGGACTATTCGGCGATCAAGGATCTTTTCCGCCCGGCCCATGCCGACTACACCTATCACCATAAATACGGTGAGCGCGATTACCGTGGCGGTGGTCGCAGTTCGGCGCGTGAAACCGCCATGCGTGTGGCCGCCGGTGCCATTGCCAAAAAGTACCTGGCCAGCCAGGGCATTCGCATCCGTGGCTACATGAGCCAACTGGGACCGATCGAGATTCCGTTCAAAACCTGGGACTCGGTCGAGCAAAATGCCTTTTTCAGCCCCGACCCAGACAAAGTCCCGGAGCTGGAGGCGTACATGGACCAACTGCGCCGTGACCAGGATTCGGTTGGCGCAAAAATCACGGTCGTCGCCGAAGGTGTCATGCCAGGCCTGGGCGAGCCGATCTTCGACCGCCTGGACGCCGAGCTTGCCCACGCCTTGATGAGCATCAATGCGGTCAAGGGTGTGGAGATTGGTGCAGGTTTCGCCAGCGTTGCCCAGCGTGGTACCGAGCATCGTGACGAGATGACCCCTGAAGGTTTTCTCAGCAACAATGCCGGTGGCATTCTCGGCGGAATCTCCTCCGGTCAGCCGATCGTTGCCCACCTGGCCTTGAAGCCCACTTCAAGTATCACCACCCCAGGTCGCTCGATTGATGTCGATGGCAACCCGGTCGAAGTGATCACCAAAGGTCGCCACGATCCGTGCGTCGGCATCCGCGCCACGCCAATCGCTGAAGCGATGATGGCCATTGTGCTGATGGATCACCTGCTGCGTCATCGCGGCCAGAACGCCGATGTTCGGGTGACCACGCCGGTACTGGGCCAGCTGTAA
- a CDS encoding DUF3509 domain-containing protein → MDLIQEKFASVFPAYTVVTQARPDGGILLTLRAADGKQVKRSISYGQLHCAEQLTWAISAIRRDLAEQASELPMISRLQSQQRFALPTYR, encoded by the coding sequence ATGGACCTCATCCAGGAAAAATTTGCCTCGGTTTTCCCCGCCTACACCGTGGTCACCCAAGCGCGGCCTGACGGCGGCATTCTGCTGACCTTGCGCGCCGCAGATGGCAAGCAGGTAAAGCGCTCGATTTCGTATGGACAACTGCACTGCGCTGAACAGCTGACGTGGGCGATCAGTGCGATTCGCCGCGACCTGGCCGAACAAGCCAGTGAGTTGCCGATGATTTCTCGGCTGCAGAGCCAACAGCGGTTCGCCCTGCCGACTTACCGCTAA
- a CDS encoding ankyrin repeat domain-containing protein codes for MSDQRSPTPMNDDEAAAFAEQVFDRARQGDAEMLGRLLDKGLPANLRNHKGDTLLMLACYHGHLDAVTVLLQHGADAQIANDNGQLPMAGAAFKGDLAMVTLLVEQGVAVDSASTDGRTALMMAAMFNRTAIVDYLLSKGADAQRQDAKGVTALGAALAMGAVDTTAQLQALAG; via the coding sequence ATGTCTGATCAACGCAGCCCTACGCCCATGAATGATGACGAGGCTGCCGCATTCGCCGAGCAGGTGTTCGACCGGGCACGCCAGGGCGATGCCGAGATGCTTGGGCGTCTGCTCGACAAAGGCCTGCCTGCCAACCTGCGCAACCACAAGGGCGACACCTTGCTGATGCTCGCTTGCTACCACGGGCATCTGGATGCGGTAACCGTGCTGCTGCAGCACGGCGCCGATGCGCAAATCGCCAATGACAATGGTCAGCTGCCCATGGCCGGTGCAGCATTCAAAGGTGACCTGGCGATGGTGACGCTGCTGGTAGAGCAAGGCGTTGCGGTGGACTCGGCGTCTACTGATGGTCGCACCGCGTTGATGATGGCGGCCATGTTCAACCGCACCGCGATTGTCGATTACCTGTTGAGCAAGGGCGCCGATGCCCAGCGCCAGGATGCCAAGGGCGTTACCGCGCTCGGCGCTGCGTTGGCAATGGGCGCTGTTGATACTACCGCGCAGTTGCAAGCGCTGGCCGGCTAA
- a CDS encoding MFS transporter produces the protein MAPIPYWRLSSFYLFYFALLGSTAPFLALYFHHLGFSSARIGELVAIPMLMRCIAPNLWGWLGDRSGQRLLIVRLGALFTLLSFSLIFFAKSYAWLALVMALHAFFWHAVLPQFEVITLAHLQGQTSRYSQIRLWGSIGFILTVVGLGRLFDSLSLDVYPQALVVIMAGIVLASFWVPNAQPPGQNERSQGGFLKQLTRPGVAAFYVCVALMQLSHGPYYTFLTLHLEQLGFSRGIIGMLWALGVVAEVLMFLGMSWILARVSLRRVLMASFILAALRWLLLGNYAEHLAVLLFAQVLHAATFGSFHAAAIAFVQRSFAARQQGQGQALYAALAGTGGALGALYSGYSWNLLGATTTFSIASIAALAAAVIIATQMKDAQT, from the coding sequence GTGGCGCCGATTCCCTACTGGCGGCTGTCCAGCTTTTACCTGTTCTACTTTGCCTTGCTCGGGTCTACAGCGCCGTTTCTGGCGCTGTACTTTCATCACCTGGGTTTTTCCAGCGCGCGCATCGGCGAATTGGTTGCCATCCCCATGCTGATGCGCTGTATCGCGCCCAATCTATGGGGCTGGTTGGGTGATCGCAGCGGTCAACGCCTGTTGATCGTGCGCCTTGGCGCGCTGTTCACACTGTTGAGCTTCTCACTGATCTTTTTTGCCAAAAGCTATGCCTGGCTTGCGCTGGTCATGGCCTTGCACGCGTTCTTCTGGCACGCGGTGTTGCCGCAGTTCGAGGTCATCACCCTGGCGCACTTGCAGGGTCAGACGTCGCGCTACAGCCAGATTCGGCTGTGGGGTTCGATTGGTTTCATTCTGACCGTGGTCGGCCTTGGGCGACTGTTCGATAGCTTGAGCCTGGATGTGTATCCGCAGGCGTTGGTGGTCATCATGGCCGGTATCGTGCTCGCCAGCTTCTGGGTGCCGAACGCCCAGCCACCGGGGCAGAATGAGCGAAGCCAGGGTGGTTTTCTCAAGCAGTTGACCCGCCCTGGCGTGGCCGCCTTCTATGTTTGTGTGGCGCTGATGCAGCTCAGCCATGGTCCCTATTACACCTTTCTCACCCTGCACCTGGAGCAACTCGGCTTCAGCCGCGGGATAATCGGTATGCTCTGGGCGCTGGGCGTGGTGGCCGAAGTGCTGATGTTCCTCGGCATGAGCTGGATTCTGGCGCGGGTATCGCTGCGCCGGGTGCTGATGGCCAGTTTCATCCTGGCGGCCCTGCGTTGGCTGCTCCTGGGCAATTATGCTGAGCACCTGGCCGTGCTGTTGTTTGCCCAGGTGCTGCATGCCGCCACCTTCGGCAGCTTCCACGCCGCGGCCATCGCTTTTGTGCAGCGTAGTTTTGCTGCGCGTCAGCAAGGGCAGGGCCAGGCCCTGTACGCAGCCTTGGCCGGCACCGGCGGAGCCTTGGGCGCTCTGTATTCCGGCTACAGCTGGAACCTGTTGGGTGCAACTACCACCTTTAGTATTGCCAGCATCGCAGCCCTGGCCGCAGCCGTTATCATTGCGACCCAGATGAAAGATGCCCAGACATAG
- a CDS encoding acireductone dioxygenase — translation MSSLTVYHQSTPDIPNKVLTHLEDIAATLAEHAVRFERWQADSAIQPGAGDQHIIEAYRSSIDTLLAERGYAHVDVIREVDGALRNEHTCKEDQLRFFAAGRGLFSLRIDDYIYAVLCEKGDLIGVPAGTRLWVDMGDEPRFVAIRLSNAPEGQAVDFTGDPIAERYPRLDD, via the coding sequence ATGAGCAGCCTGACCGTTTACCACCAGTCCACCCCGGACATCCCCAACAAGGTGCTGACCCACCTTGAGGACATCGCTGCCACGCTGGCTGAGCACGCTGTGCGTTTCGAGCGTTGGCAAGCTGACTCTGCGATCCAGCCCGGTGCTGGCGATCAACACATCATCGAAGCCTACCGGTCGAGCATCGACACATTGCTGGCCGAACGCGGGTACGCCCATGTCGATGTAATCCGTGAAGTGGATGGCGCTTTGCGCAATGAGCATACGTGCAAGGAAGACCAGCTGCGCTTTTTTGCTGCCGGACGCGGGCTGTTCAGCCTGCGCATTGACGATTACATCTACGCAGTGCTGTGCGAGAAGGGCGATTTGATCGGCGTGCCGGCTGGCACCAGGCTGTGGGTCGATATGGGTGATGAACCGCGATTCGTTGCCATTCGCCTGTCCAACGCCCCAGAAGGGCAAGCTGTAGATTTCACCGGCGACCCGATTGCCGAGCGTTATCCACGCCTTGATGATTGA
- a CDS encoding alpha/beta hydrolase, which produces MMLRVFVVFALLFSGLVHAAAPTVLQRPISLDTGSGMLYGSLLLPRTEQPPPVVLIIPGSGPTDRNGNSPDGAHTDNLRQLALVLAKNRIASVRYDKRGVAASRPATPDERNLSVERYVADAIAWSRALKADPRFGQLILLGHSEGALIASLAAEASDASAVISVAGSGRPIDEVFRAQLADQVPAPYRQRVGQILDSLKAGHPAADVPLPLQDVLRPSVQPYLISLFRQDPAAAFASVKVPALIIQGTHDVQVDVSNAERLKAAKPDAELALIQGMNHMLRIAPQAASEQRESYLNPKLPQASELGTRVVDFIHRLPAA; this is translated from the coding sequence ATGATGCTGCGTGTTTTTGTGGTATTTGCCCTGCTGTTCAGCGGCCTGGTGCACGCTGCTGCCCCCACCGTGCTGCAACGCCCGATCAGCCTCGATACCGGCAGCGGCATGCTTTATGGCAGCCTACTATTGCCGCGCACCGAGCAACCGCCACCGGTGGTGCTGATTATTCCGGGGTCCGGGCCTACCGATCGCAATGGCAACAGCCCCGACGGTGCCCACACCGATAACCTCAGGCAACTGGCGCTGGTACTGGCGAAAAACCGCATCGCCAGTGTGCGCTACGACAAACGTGGCGTAGCCGCCAGCCGCCCAGCCACACCCGATGAACGCAACCTCAGCGTCGAACGCTACGTCGCCGATGCTATAGCCTGGAGCCGTGCGCTCAAGGCTGATCCACGTTTTGGCCAGTTGATTCTGCTGGGCCACAGTGAAGGCGCGCTGATCGCCAGCTTGGCTGCCGAGGCAAGCGATGCCAGCGCCGTGATCAGCGTGGCCGGCAGTGGCCGGCCTATCGATGAGGTGTTCCGCGCGCAGCTCGCCGACCAGGTTCCGGCCCCCTACCGCCAACGTGTGGGACAAATACTGGACAGTCTCAAGGCCGGACACCCCGCCGCCGACGTACCGCTGCCCTTGCAGGACGTGTTGCGCCCCAGCGTCCAGCCCTACCTGATTTCGTTGTTTCGCCAAGACCCCGCGGCCGCATTCGCCAGCGTGAAAGTCCCCGCCCTGATCATTCAAGGCACCCACGATGTGCAGGTCGATGTGAGCAACGCCGAACGGCTCAAGGCCGCCAAGCCGGATGCCGAACTGGCGTTGATCCAGGGCATGAATCATATGCTGAGGATCGCCCCTCAGGCGGCCAGCGAGCAGCGCGAAAGCTACCTGAACCCTAAACTGCCGCAAGCCAGCGAGCTGGGCACCCGCGTGGTCGATTTTATCCACAGGCTGCCCGCCGCTTGA
- a CDS encoding PLDc N-terminal domain-containing protein, translating to MGSTFNGLVGLIILALDIWAIINVLKSGAGLGAKILWILLILLLPVLGLIIWAIAGPRGGSSGFSPR from the coding sequence ATGGGATCTACATTCAATGGCCTGGTGGGCCTGATAATCCTGGCACTGGATATCTGGGCGATCATCAACGTGCTCAAGAGTGGCGCGGGTTTGGGCGCAAAAATCCTCTGGATCCTGTTGATACTGTTGCTGCCGGTGCTCGGCCTGATCATCTGGGCCATTGCCGGGCCGCGCGGCGGCAGCAGTGGGTTTTCCCCACGATAG
- a CDS encoding ZIP family metal transporter yields the protein MPSAHSSSSPAPASLWNAWLQQAQSSPWLSAGLGLSLLVVLGLLIASAWNAVHGDHQENLHMAMLGGLAGFAATALGAMMAVVLREVSTRNQDVMLGFAAGMMLAASSFSLILPGLDAAREITGNGPYAALTVVVGMGLGVLLMLGLDRFTPHEHESTGPCGPQADRINRVWLFVLAITLHNLPEGMAIGVSFATGDLNVGLPLTSAIAIQDIPEGLAVALALRATGLSTLKAALVAVGSGLMEPIGAVIGLGISTGFAIAYPVSMGLAAGAMIFVVSHEVIPETHRNGHQTSATLGLMGGFAVMMFLDTALG from the coding sequence ATGCCATCAGCCCACAGCTCCAGCAGCCCCGCCCCGGCGTCACTCTGGAATGCCTGGCTGCAGCAGGCGCAGTCCAGCCCCTGGCTGAGCGCAGGGTTGGGTTTGAGCCTGCTGGTTGTGCTTGGCTTGCTGATAGCCAGTGCCTGGAACGCCGTACACGGCGATCACCAGGAAAACCTGCACATGGCCATGCTCGGCGGCCTGGCAGGCTTTGCCGCCACCGCCCTGGGAGCGATGATGGCGGTGGTACTGCGCGAAGTCAGCACCCGCAATCAGGATGTGATGCTCGGCTTCGCCGCCGGCATGATGCTCGCCGCCAGCTCGTTTTCATTGATTCTGCCGGGCCTGGATGCGGCACGAGAAATTACCGGCAATGGTCCCTACGCGGCGTTGACGGTGGTGGTCGGCATGGGGCTCGGGGTGTTGCTGATGCTTGGCCTGGACCGCTTCACCCCGCACGAACACGAAAGCACGGGGCCTTGCGGCCCGCAGGCCGATCGGATCAACCGGGTATGGCTGTTTGTGCTGGCAATCACCCTGCACAACTTGCCTGAAGGCATGGCCATTGGTGTCAGCTTCGCTACGGGTGATTTGAATGTGGGCCTGCCGCTTACCAGCGCCATCGCCATTCAGGACATCCCCGAAGGCCTGGCGGTGGCGCTGGCCTTGCGCGCCACAGGGCTTTCAACCCTCAAGGCCGCATTGGTGGCAGTCGGTTCCGGCCTGATGGAGCCGATTGGTGCAGTGATCGGCCTGGGTATTTCCACCGGGTTTGCCATTGCCTACCCCGTGAGCATGGGCCTGGCAGCCGGCGCGATGATCTTTGTGGTGTCCCACGAAGTCATTCCGGAAACCCACCGCAATGGCCACCAGACCTCGGCGACCCTTGGCTTGATGGGCGGCTTCGCGGTAATGATGTTCCTCGATACCGCCCTGGGTTAA